A stretch of the Bacillus sp. FJAT-18017 genome encodes the following:
- a CDS encoding DUF5946 family protein, producing MNRAIDYTKRCPECGAPEANGLGCFGQLGEILTWEYDDPELLSQHFWTVACYTIQHPAQFTAEAMAKFQEVFCQAYDQQLPLGEIRKRVSFFAQGKAKVVKKSLHRPVYREWAMTISEVYLVGERKGAADRVRAWSKIVRKQM from the coding sequence ATGAACAGAGCCATTGATTATACTAAGAGGTGTCCGGAATGCGGGGCACCCGAGGCGAACGGTCTTGGTTGCTTTGGTCAGCTTGGCGAGATTCTGACGTGGGAGTATGATGATCCGGAACTGCTCAGCCAGCATTTCTGGACGGTCGCATGCTACACGATCCAGCATCCAGCTCAGTTCACAGCTGAAGCGATGGCGAAATTCCAGGAGGTATTTTGCCAGGCGTATGACCAGCAGCTGCCCCTGGGTGAAATCCGGAAAAGAGTCTCCTTTTTCGCCCAAGGGAAGGCAAAGGTGGTAAAGAAGTCCCTTCATAGACCTGTTTACCGTGAATGGGCGATGACAATTTCCGAAGTTTATCTTGTAGGCGAACGAAAGGGTGCCGCTGACCGCGTCCGTGCCTGGTCGAAGATTGTCCGGAAGCAGATGTAG
- a CDS encoding Cof-type HAD-IIB family hydrolase: protein MAKNIIFFDIDGTLYDDNKRLPASTKEAVQKLKELGNEVAIATGRAPFMFDDLREELDIHTYVSFNGQYVVLQGKPIYTNCLDFRALEQLTDTAANKNHPLVYMDADDMKTSVPEHEWVSESMGTLKLSREASLDPEYFRSREIYQTLLFCQKDEEKAYEQAFKEFDFIRWHPLSVDVLPAGGSKAHGIEKLVDALGLSMDNAYAFGDGLNDVEMLAAVPNSVAMGNAHPKAKEAAKYETIHVNDGGILHGLKMVGLL, encoded by the coding sequence ATGGCAAAGAATATTATCTTTTTTGATATTGATGGAACTTTATACGATGACAATAAGCGTCTTCCTGCCTCGACAAAGGAAGCGGTCCAGAAGCTGAAAGAGCTTGGCAATGAGGTTGCAATCGCCACCGGGCGAGCGCCATTCATGTTTGATGACCTCCGCGAAGAACTCGATATTCATACATACGTTTCCTTTAACGGTCAATATGTCGTCCTCCAGGGCAAACCAATCTATACAAATTGCCTCGACTTTAGGGCGCTTGAACAACTAACGGATACCGCAGCGAACAAGAATCATCCGCTTGTCTACATGGATGCCGACGACATGAAAACATCCGTGCCCGAGCACGAATGGGTATCAGAAAGTATGGGTACGCTCAAACTCTCAAGGGAAGCATCACTTGATCCAGAATACTTCCGCAGCCGTGAAATCTACCAGACGCTGCTATTCTGCCAGAAGGATGAGGAAAAGGCATATGAACAGGCCTTTAAGGAATTCGACTTCATCCGCTGGCATCCGCTTTCCGTCGATGTTTTGCCTGCCGGCGGCTCCAAAGCCCATGGTATTGAAAAACTGGTCGACGCTCTCGGGCTGTCCATGGACAATGCCTACGCGTTCGGGGATGGCCTCAATGATGTAGAAATGCTTGCAGCAGTTCCAAACAGCGTCGCCATGGGCAACGCCCACCCGAAAGCAAAAGAAGCCGCAAAATACGAAACCATTCACGTCAATGACGGTGGCATCCTGCACGGGTTAAAGATGGTTGGCCTACTGTAA
- a CDS encoding ADP-ribosylglycohydrolase family protein: MLDKLKGALYGLAIGDALGGTTEFLTKEEISNRYGTLIHIAGGGVWKLEKGETTDDTAMTLAVARGILANPKDPVKAIGEEFLAWKMTNPKDIGNIIATVFSIYDGNWEEAARTAHYSYLGKKSAGNGTLMRCLPVALAYRDLETVEKVTMAQSKMTHYDDLADEASIIYNRVAWRVLNGENLKDAIKIEVKGTRYESVVDRDAPRCEQSGFVVDTMEWVLHWLLVSDSFAEVVIGAANEGYDTDTVAAIAGGLAGLACGYQALPQEYTSCLLNKEELDELAEKLSELYGEKR, from the coding sequence ATGCTTGACAAACTAAAAGGGGCACTTTATGGATTGGCAATTGGTGATGCCCTTGGCGGAACGACGGAGTTTTTAACAAAAGAAGAAATTTCGAACCGTTATGGAACGTTAATTCATATTGCTGGCGGGGGTGTCTGGAAGCTTGAGAAAGGCGAGACGACGGACGATACAGCGATGACTCTTGCGGTCGCAAGGGGAATACTGGCAAATCCCAAGGACCCTGTTAAAGCTATCGGAGAAGAATTCCTTGCCTGGAAAATGACGAATCCGAAAGATATTGGAAATATTATCGCTACCGTCTTTTCGATTTATGATGGAAATTGGGAGGAAGCCGCCCGAACTGCGCACTATAGCTATCTTGGAAAAAAATCCGCCGGGAATGGAACCTTGATGCGCTGCCTGCCCGTTGCGCTGGCCTACAGGGATCTGGAAACTGTCGAAAAGGTGACAATGGCCCAGTCAAAAATGACTCATTACGATGATTTGGCAGACGAAGCTAGTATTATTTACAACCGGGTCGCCTGGAGGGTCTTAAATGGGGAAAACCTTAAGGATGCCATCAAAATTGAAGTCAAAGGCACGCGGTACGAGAGTGTAGTAGATCGGGATGCGCCTCGATGCGAACAGAGCGGTTTTGTCGTTGACACTATGGAATGGGTGCTTCACTGGCTTCTTGTCTCCGATTCATTCGCAGAGGTTGTTATCGGAGCCGCAAATGAAGGATATGATACCGATACGGTTGCCGCCATTGCAGGCGGTTTGGCTGGTCTCGCATGCGGATATCAAGCACTCCCACAAGAATACACCAGCTGCCTATTAAATAAAGAGGAACTGGATGAGCTTGCCGAAAAACTTTCAGAGTTGTATGGAGAAAAAAGGTAA
- a CDS encoding transporter suffix domain-containing protein: MEENLDTTASPKTKSKTLIRIGATLIIVSCIFYLAILLVPMTDFSTGTKVAITGGLVVAGEATFWIGGIIIGKEAVTRYRKNLNPMNWLKREK; encoded by the coding sequence ATGGAAGAAAACCTGGACACAACAGCTAGTCCGAAGACCAAGTCCAAAACTTTAATCCGAATTGGCGCTACCCTTATTATAGTATCCTGCATTTTTTATTTGGCAATTCTGCTTGTTCCGATGACAGATTTTTCAACGGGGACAAAGGTTGCAATTACAGGCGGGCTGGTTGTAGCAGGGGAAGCGACGTTCTGGATTGGCGGTATCATTATTGGCAAGGAAGCGGTCACACGTTATCGAAAAAATTTAAACCCGATGAACTGGTTAAAACGGGAAAAGTAA
- the gcvH gene encoding glycine cleavage system protein GcvH has translation MSTPKDLRYSEEHEWVKVEDGKVRIGITHFAQSELGDIVFVELPEVGDELTTNEPFGSVESVKTVSELYAPISGKVVEVNEDLADSPEFVNESPYEKAWMVVVEPTDLSEVDKLMDAEKYDAMINE, from the coding sequence ATGAGCACACCGAAGGATTTGCGGTATTCAGAAGAACATGAGTGGGTAAAGGTTGAAGATGGAAAGGTACGCATCGGTATCACACATTTCGCACAGTCCGAGCTGGGTGACATCGTATTCGTAGAGCTTCCTGAAGTAGGCGATGAACTTACAACGAACGAGCCATTCGGCAGCGTCGAATCCGTCAAGACCGTCTCCGAGCTATACGCGCCAATCAGCGGCAAGGTCGTCGAAGTAAACGAAGACTTGGCAGACAGCCCTGAATTTGTCAACGAGTCCCCATACGAAAAAGCATGGATGGTCGTCGTTGAACCAACAGACCTCAGCGAAGTCGACAAACTGATGGACGCTGAAAAATACGATGCAATGATCAATGAATAA
- a CDS encoding toprim domain-containing protein — translation MSEEYADKILIVEGKSDKKKVMSIIKDRVEVICTNGTISLSKLDEMIDSFGDREVFILADADDAGEKLRRQFRREYPEAEHLYIDRTYREVATAPYHHLAMVLLSANIDVHAEFLDIGRTAP, via the coding sequence ATGAGCGAAGAATACGCAGACAAGATTTTAATTGTCGAGGGCAAATCGGATAAGAAGAAGGTAATGAGCATTATCAAGGATCGTGTAGAAGTGATTTGTACAAATGGCACAATATCGCTTTCGAAGCTTGATGAAATGATCGATTCATTCGGGGACCGGGAAGTGTTTATTTTGGCTGATGCCGATGATGCTGGCGAGAAACTCCGCCGTCAATTCCGGCGGGAGTACCCTGAGGCTGAGCATTTATATATTGACCGAACCTATCGTGAGGTGGCAACCGCGCCTTACCATCATTTGGCGATGGTCCTGCTTAGCGCCAATATTGATGTTCATGCCGAATTTTTGGACATAGGCCGCACCGCACCATGA
- a CDS encoding YusG family protein, translated as MIILALQEQKLDITDRVVGKLNNGEIKLYLENEEIGRIALNGMAEFELDKRFEVAQQRIYQNVTMLSDPDEKYTDCDQLGWC; from the coding sequence GTGATTATTTTGGCTTTACAGGAGCAGAAACTCGATATTACGGACAGGGTGGTTGGAAAACTAAATAATGGGGAAATAAAGCTGTATCTGGAAAATGAAGAAATCGGCAGGATTGCTTTAAATGGCATGGCGGAGTTTGAACTCGACAAGCGTTTCGAGGTAGCCCAGCAGCGGATATACCAAAACGTAACCATGCTTAGTGACCCTGATGAAAAATACACAGACTGCGACCAGCTTGGCTGGTGCTGA
- a CDS encoding AEC family transporter has product MNQEFLYIIILIALGYILKKLNILQEKDGETISKLIFKITLPALVIVTFDSVKIDTSLILLPVIVLVYGIVNAIVGPLVFKNEDRELKGAFLMLASGFNVGLFAFPLVYAIWGMGGLSYFSMFDVGTSLIVFGIAYILGSYFSEEGLKLNPLEILKRLASSIPLMAYLISSILNLAHIKLPDAVIDVASLISGANIPLSLLLLGIYLNFNFDKQFIRPMLKFLAYRYSLGLIFGLTLYFVLPFNEMFRYTVLIGLLLPAAASALTFAVEFNYSDTAKRLVATISNITILVSIVILYVFANFVL; this is encoded by the coding sequence GTGAACCAGGAATTTCTATATATCATTATACTGATTGCCCTCGGGTATATATTAAAAAAGCTAAATATCCTGCAGGAAAAAGACGGAGAAACCATCTCCAAGCTTATTTTTAAAATAACTCTTCCAGCTTTGGTTATCGTAACATTTGATTCTGTTAAAATTGATACTTCGTTAATCCTGCTGCCGGTTATTGTGTTGGTCTATGGGATTGTGAATGCGATTGTCGGCCCGCTTGTTTTTAAAAACGAGGACCGGGAGCTGAAAGGCGCATTCTTAATGCTGGCCTCCGGTTTTAATGTCGGCTTATTTGCGTTTCCACTTGTATACGCAATTTGGGGCATGGGGGGATTATCCTACTTCAGCATGTTCGATGTCGGAACCTCACTGATCGTTTTTGGAATCGCATATATTTTGGGAAGCTATTTTTCTGAGGAAGGCCTTAAGCTGAACCCGCTTGAAATCTTAAAGCGGCTAGCTTCCTCAATTCCGTTGATGGCCTACCTGATTTCAAGTATTTTAAATCTTGCCCATATCAAACTGCCCGACGCAGTCATAGACGTGGCAAGCCTGATATCCGGTGCGAACATCCCGCTCTCATTGTTGCTGCTGGGAATTTATCTGAACTTTAATTTCGATAAGCAATTCATTCGGCCAATGCTTAAATTTTTGGCTTACCGATACAGTTTGGGCCTCATTTTTGGGTTAACTTTGTATTTTGTCCTGCCGTTCAACGAGATGTTCAGATATACTGTCCTAATCGGTTTGCTGCTCCCTGCAGCTGCTTCCGCTTTAACATTTGCGGTTGAATTCAATTACAGCGATACCGCAAAAAGGCTGGTCGCTACGATTTCGAACATTACAATCCTGGTGAGTATTGTAATCCTGTATGTATTTGCCAATTTCGTCTTGTAA
- a CDS encoding IS256 family transposase encodes MTQIQFNLNTDVLKEAVMASNIDTVMKASIVLVLNAVMEKERDEYLQAGAYERNSIRRDYRNGYYERDLLLSIGKVTLKVPRTRGGDFSTTVFERYSRCDQAFILSMLEMVVNGVSTRKVKHIVKQLCGESVSKSFVSSLTEMLDPVVSQWASRPLNTKYYPYIFADAMYIKVREHNRVVSKAVYIATAIDEGNHRDVLGLKVAHSESFEAWQSFFQHLQERGLQSPKIVISDAHKGLKAAIAKEFVGTIWQRCLVHFKRNIFTNLPKKEMDEVKFGLKRIFDVAEADEARRFKDEFIDRFGDNPKLERTLRTLEEGFEDAIQFLNEPAKYHPYIRSTNSLERLNQEVRRRERSIRIFPNTQSAFRMIGAILIDYTEEQERKKILFKK; translated from the coding sequence ATGACCCAAATTCAGTTTAACCTAAATACCGACGTTTTAAAAGAAGCCGTAATGGCTTCCAACATCGACACTGTGATGAAAGCGTCCATTGTCCTTGTATTGAATGCCGTAATGGAAAAGGAGCGGGACGAGTATCTCCAGGCTGGGGCCTACGAGCGGAATTCAATTCGCCGCGACTACCGAAATGGTTATTATGAACGCGATCTTTTACTCAGTATCGGCAAAGTTACCTTGAAGGTGCCCCGTACACGGGGTGGAGACTTTTCGACAACCGTTTTTGAAAGGTATTCAAGATGCGACCAGGCGTTTATCCTCTCTATGCTTGAAATGGTTGTAAATGGCGTATCCACCCGAAAGGTCAAGCATATTGTCAAACAATTATGCGGGGAGAGTGTTTCAAAATCCTTCGTTTCTTCTCTGACGGAAATGCTTGACCCGGTGGTGAGCCAATGGGCCAGCCGGCCTCTTAACACTAAATATTATCCTTATATTTTTGCAGATGCGATGTATATCAAGGTAAGGGAACATAACCGCGTGGTCTCCAAAGCCGTTTATATCGCGACAGCGATTGATGAAGGCAATCACCGGGATGTCTTAGGCTTAAAAGTGGCCCACTCCGAGAGTTTTGAAGCATGGCAGAGTTTTTTCCAGCACCTTCAGGAAAGAGGACTCCAATCCCCCAAAATAGTTATTTCTGACGCACACAAAGGCCTGAAAGCCGCCATAGCTAAAGAGTTCGTGGGAACCATCTGGCAACGTTGCCTGGTTCATTTCAAAAGAAACATTTTCACCAATCTGCCCAAAAAAGAAATGGATGAGGTGAAATTCGGGCTTAAGAGGATCTTTGATGTAGCTGAGGCGGATGAGGCTAGGCGGTTTAAGGATGAATTTATAGACCGGTTTGGGGATAATCCTAAACTTGAGCGTACACTGAGAACATTGGAAGAAGGCTTCGAGGATGCCATTCAGTTCCTTAACGAACCTGCCAAGTACCACCCATATATCCGAAGTACAAATTCGCTGGAACGGTTGAATCAGGAAGTCCGTAGAAGGGAAAGGTCAATCCGAATTTTCCCCAATACCCAATCTGCATTTCGAATGATTGGCGCAATCCTGATTGACTATACGGAAGAACAAGAAAGGAAAAAGATCCTTTTTAAAAAATAG
- a CDS encoding arsenate reductase family protein, with the protein MALTFYWYPKCGTCRNAKKWLDEHGLAYDAVHIAEEPPSRETLKELHEKSGLELKKFFNVTGQKYKELGLKDKVKTASEDELLEILSSDGMLIKRPILTDGNKVTVGFKEDQYKETWL; encoded by the coding sequence GTGGCATTAACATTTTACTGGTACCCGAAATGCGGAACGTGCCGGAACGCAAAGAAATGGCTGGATGAGCATGGACTGGCCTATGATGCAGTACATATTGCCGAGGAACCGCCATCACGTGAGACCTTAAAAGAGCTTCACGAGAAAAGTGGACTTGAGCTAAAGAAATTTTTTAACGTGACTGGCCAAAAATACAAGGAACTCGGCCTGAAAGATAAGGTGAAGACAGCCTCCGAGGACGAGCTGCTCGAGATTCTTTCATCCGATGGCATGCTGATTAAGCGGCCAATCCTCACCGACGGCAATAAAGTGACCGTTGGCTTCAAGGAAGACCAGTATAAAGAAACCTGGCTATAA
- a CDS encoding ankyrin repeat domain-containing protein → MNTKQQAVSMLREMIAILTANEFFWTAVKKGRKETILTQLPHVTLTDQEACDLLARNGYLKIDSLYSMVFDRYSLTSQMLNRLLHGAILNQYEYGVRVLLQAGAEVNNPNHFGIQPINNIIPYSRHRPEIIQILLEYGADPNVVDRNQSNPVQKALTYGRMDILEILKAYGATVGSEDLKKALSYTAQSGDRERVDLLLKIGAPITHHAYFWCCMANQYDMAEYLLSKDDSFSLYTDEKLNTIPITAYHGQLDLLKKFLQRGRSNTSPENTRTILSIALYSAIEAGLGHIVKYLVEQGADINYVDEEETPYDYAVSTGQHFLANTIRHLGGKRYHSTRKVIKLH, encoded by the coding sequence TTGAATACAAAACAACAAGCAGTTTCAATGCTCAGGGAGATGATTGCCATTCTTACGGCAAATGAGTTTTTTTGGACAGCAGTGAAAAAGGGACGAAAAGAAACCATATTGACCCAGCTGCCGCATGTCACCCTCACTGACCAAGAAGCATGCGACCTGCTGGCAAGGAACGGCTATTTAAAAATCGATTCCCTTTATTCAATGGTTTTTGACCGTTATTCATTAACAAGCCAAATGCTGAACCGCCTTCTGCATGGAGCAATTTTGAATCAGTATGAATATGGTGTAAGAGTTCTCCTTCAGGCAGGCGCAGAGGTAAATAATCCAAACCATTTTGGCATTCAGCCTATCAATAACATCATACCGTATTCGAGGCATCGCCCGGAAATTATTCAAATACTTCTAGAGTATGGGGCCGATCCAAATGTCGTGGATAGGAATCAATCCAATCCGGTCCAGAAGGCCCTGACATATGGGAGGATGGATATTCTGGAAATCCTCAAAGCATATGGTGCGACAGTCGGCAGTGAAGACCTGAAAAAGGCGCTCTCCTATACCGCCCAGAGCGGCGACAGGGAAAGAGTTGATTTGCTGCTGAAAATCGGCGCGCCTATTACCCATCATGCGTATTTTTGGTGCTGCATGGCCAATCAGTATGATATGGCTGAGTATTTGTTATCAAAAGATGACTCTTTTTCCCTATATACAGACGAAAAGCTGAATACAATCCCGATTACCGCCTATCATGGACAGCTTGATTTATTGAAGAAGTTTTTGCAGCGAGGCCGCTCCAATACTTCACCGGAGAACACCCGAACAATCCTGTCCATTGCGCTTTATTCGGCCATTGAAGCAGGATTGGGGCACATCGTGAAATATCTTGTTGAACAGGGCGCGGACATCAATTATGTCGATGAGGAAGAAACGCCTTATGACTATGCGGTTTCCACCGGCCAGCATTTTTTGGCTAACACGATCCGGCATCTCGGCGGGAAACGCTACCACTCCACACGTAAAGTAATCAAACTTCATTAA
- a CDS encoding thioredoxin family protein: MKNWTSAEFAAFLEGDGTGLAYFYTPLCGTCQVASKMLEVVSSLFPDLEIGKTDLNYAPDIAEAYEIMSVPCLFLIKEGKVAESIYAFQSVPYLLEKINTVIK, translated from the coding sequence ATGAAAAACTGGACAAGCGCCGAGTTTGCTGCTTTTCTCGAAGGCGATGGAACCGGTTTGGCTTACTTTTACACACCTTTGTGCGGCACCTGCCAGGTAGCTTCAAAAATGCTTGAGGTCGTTTCTTCACTGTTCCCCGATCTGGAAATCGGCAAAACAGACCTGAACTATGCCCCAGACATTGCTGAGGCATATGAAATTATGAGTGTCCCTTGTCTTTTCTTAATTAAAGAAGGCAAGGTTGCCGAGTCCATCTACGCGTTCCAATCTGTCCCTTACCTGCTGGAAAAAATCAATACCGTTATAAAATAA